The Gouania willdenowi chromosome 5, fGouWil2.1, whole genome shotgun sequence sequence gttgctttaaataatcagaaaaagtttaggatgttgatgtaaaccacttttgtttaccaaaagagaataaaaactgttgtgactggaaaaaaaatctgtgaccacagggggcgacagttccaactctgcggtttcctaataaataatgaagcagagaagaagagctctcctatgGGACCTTTACACTCTCTTAAACAGTGGGTAGCTGatgctctggtggctaaagttagcgagtaatcatgaactgttgaaggacttccaccaaaaaggacttctattctcagggttcGTGTATCTTCAACAGTTTGTGATTATTCAATTAACTTCGGCTATCAGAGCGTCAGCcatgcactgtttaagggggagttaAGATCtgttaggagagctcttcttctctgcttcattgtctatgACAAAACCCCATAGTTGGGACTGTTCCCCCTGCGGTCACTTAACTAAATAATTtttatagtctttttttttaacctgtgaACAACAGATAAAAGTTGAGGCCCAAATCGTCACTTTGCTTTGAAACTTCATGCCATCACCTGCGAGTGCCACAGTTGGAACTACAGCACAATGCACTGATGTGTAAAAACCTCTGTGACAATCTTGAATTTTGGAATGGTAATTTGAGTTTTGGTGTACCCATAAAGGCCATGTGATTGTTTAAACAATATGAAACTACAGAGATTACAACACTGTTTCATTCCTGGGGTTTGTTTAGTGTTCCTTTGGTTCCAACCTGAATGCGAAGCATCAGATGGCGGTTAGCGTGCTCCAGCTTCCTCTGTCTGCACTCCAGCTCTATGGCTCTCTGCTGCTCCCTCTGCAGCTTCTTGATGTAGTCCACAGAGGCCTTCAGAATGGTGCCCTTATTCCAGCGCATGTCTCTGGGGTATTGAAGAAACAAATGTCTTTATTAGGAGTCAGCTGACAGGCTGACCAGAACAACACTGTATTCTTCACGGCTGCCTCCGTGCTCATAAACAATTGCTCTTTTCAGCTGCGTTGATGTATGAAACGATGCTGCAGGCTGATTCAGAGAAGTTGGACACGTGCACAGATACTCACGGGTCATTTGACCTGGGAATCAACGTTCCTAGCTCTTTGATGCGATCGTTGATGTTGAATCTTCGCCTTCTTTcaactaaaaaacaacaacattgttACAAATAACCTGTTTGATGAGGACAACTAAAAAAGACATGCAGTTTAATGATAAAAGAATAATTATGCCTTCTGAATGCTgggaaatgaatgagtgaacgaaaggatgaatgaataaagttgtttaaaacaatgttttctctgtgactgattggttaaaaataattatGGGGTGTGTTTGATACATTTGGTTTCTATAATATTtgatgaaattacattttttcttcattaaaaaCTGGCCATAAAAATGCATCATTAAAAGATGATACTCGTATATGACTCACTTAGATTGTGATTGTCTTTCTTTTGTCTCTCTTTAGCGAGGGCCCGGACCTCAGCCTCTGTTTGGGACAATGGAAAAGATCTCACTCAGTGACAATGAATCTTAAATAGTGTTTGAATGACATTTAATTTTGAACACACAGTAAGGTTTAAAACAAGATAACTGCACAAATATTTTCTTATTGGTTCCCTTTTTCTTAAACAATTTTTTCATATTGTGTGTCATTCAGTCACGTAAGAAAAGTTGTTAACAAACTGCTttggaaaaagtaaaaactaacaaaacgTCAGGATTCTCACTTCCTTCATCTTACTTTGCTCACCAATTGGAAAGCCATCTGGCCTTTGATAGTTTTCATACTGGCCACACGATCCGGGCTCCTCCAGTACTTGCTTCAGGCCAGGAGCTGGAGTGATTATTTAGCAAATGGTAAACTTAGTAGTATTCTGTGCACTTCAAAATTGTACACAACATATACATTGTCCTACAGAAATgctttatttttaatgctctTGGGAGTGTGGCCATTTTTCACCAAAGAATTGGAATAAACTAATCCCCAAAATATTCCCCCGCCCATGCCTCTCATCTTaggcagtgtttggaataacggcgtttctcttagaaagagaaaaaaaaggaaaagaaaagagaaaaagagaaaagaaagaaggagaaaaaagagaaaagaaaagaaggaaaaaagagaaaaagagagaaaaagagaagaaagagaaaaaaaaaaagggaaaaaaaagggaaaaaaggaagaagaaaagaaaagaaaagaaaaagaaagaaaaggaaaaaaaggaaaaaagagaagaaagaaaagaagaaaagaaagaaagagaaaaaaaaagggaaaaaaaggaaaaaaaaggaaaaaagaaaaggaaaaaaaaaaaaagaaaaaaaaaaaaaaaaaaggaataacggcgtttaaaaaattactttttgcgCCATTACcacgccgttaacgttactgaacattaaatgtgcagtgcgttacatgcattgattgaatcaACTGTTATCCAAAAGCACCCCTCGCTTCATACCCAGCTGTAGTgtggaggtgggttaaaaacaaggtgagcgattatgattggctaaggcggcgtcatgttttatggtagccaatcagagccagtgtttttacacatgtgccagcacacgcgccacacacaaccactacagaattgatgaatcagcagagatggtgagcgtggagcagtctgatgaaaagttggcatttttaaggtggcgatacaaacactactttaaattaattgtggtcaaaggaaAGAACGTActgtgcatgtgaagtgtacattatatacaggagagaagactttgtcgacatccgttgtaagcaactcaaatttaatgaagcacctcacaacgacacacgcatctaaaaaaatctgaattctttgacatagagcaacttttttttaacagtaacgcaagtagttactttccttggtaatgaattacttttattataaagtaattcagttactaactcagttactttagtagtgagtaactataactaattacttttttaaagtaacgttcccaacactgatctTAGGATAATGTGCTAAAGTGACTGTAACACATACACTCCTATTGTGTTGtgaaatttttgtgttttttccatttgtattgTCActgtaatgttatttattatgacCTACCAGGGACTGCAGATGGAAAGTAGCCTttgattaatttaaatgtttactgATATGCACTGTCCCttttaaatagataaataaacaaaataaaaagaaacatgaGTCATTTACCTGTGAATTCCCTTTTGATGCTGGAGGGGCACGAGTTGCTGATGGTGAGGCCTGGCAGTGGAAGTAATGTGTTACTGTACACATCCAGTAGATTGCCAGACACAGGGAGCTGCATTAGTAAAGAAATGGGGAAACACACAGGAGAGTTGTCTCTCTGAGAGGGcagaaaaagtatatatatacattagaacaggagttctcaactggtctcaccctgggacccacattttgccactgtcattaaatcgtgagccacttttatttttagaattcaaccaaccaaatttagtttttcaaaaaaagctgttgaaaacacacatatatgatCGCTTTTAAAACATTAATCTATATTTCCCTGTGCAACATGCGTTTCACCACAAGCCCgtaaaaagaaatgtttatttcaaaataaaagacaagtccaacattagggacattaagtatttatttatttcggaccagctgtccgtgacccacttttgggttctaatccaccagttgagaatcactgctttagaaAGCATGCAGAATATCTACATTAATTACCTGATTGTTCATTTGAAGCCCGTGGTCCATTAGTCTAAGTCCCTCTTCATTATAACTTGACTCCAGGCTAATAATGTCATCAATAACATCATCCATCTGTGAGACACAGAAAGAATCATTTATACAGCATGGACACTGAGGCTCAGTCTGGGTTGAAAACCTTAGAGAACCTCTGCACCGTACCTCCTTCTCACAGTTGGAGCCGAGGGTAAGCAGGGCCATGGGGCTGTTGGGTGCGCTACTGCCAGGCCCGGGTGGCATGCTGTGCTCAGAGGGCTGACTGGGGCACTGCTGGTTGCCAGCTTTACCACCCAGTGTGGTGGACAGGTACTGCCTGGCCTGGTGCCTCTGAGCCTGCTGGATGTGGTACTTGGCCGGGTTCTCCAGGTGAGACTGCACCTGTGTCAGTGACATGGAAACTTAACTACTTGGTGGCTTAGGAGGACTGTCTTTTTACCATCTaagccaggggtgtcaaactcattttagttcaggggccaaacaagGAGCAGTTTTAGCTTAAAGGTATAGAGAACAATTTTCCctaagtttagaaaagaaacgccctctgcaCATGCACACCACTCTACCTGCTTCCAAGAAGGAACGTCTATGagtgcgagagagcgtgcacaattcgttttcctcgtgcacagctctgtttacaagttggagttCATAAGAGCTGCTGGTTCAGTTTACCTtacacttttcccactatgtcagaatCACCACctgtaagtgaaaatccattttcaaaggacccgatgCTCACCGgccacgagcacgtacgacggccttactTAAACATAttgtcagaatgattgacaattaggagggcCAATAGTcaagatgatccacccggaagttaaagccaaaataactttctttctttttttttttttttttgtggggaaaaagagcaaattcaacattaatgtgccctggtttgttCTTCcacaaattatatataaatgataaagtatgtgagtatctcagtccctgcaggatcttcacatTAGGAAAGTTTGCCAGGTTTAGGAAAAATTAAGAGTTTTTTCAAACgatttgatttgaaaaatgactgccatgAACTGGAAACCTGAGCTCAGCaaaaattgtggattttaatttatttttttgtgtctggaggggctgggatatctacaactgaattagttggtaatttacaaaatgttttattattactttctcAAATGTGATGCTCTAAATTtggcctttagtttgacacaagtgaTCTAAGCGAACTGATGAGGAATGTGTTGAAATCACAGTTCAGAAAAAGGCTAACGATAATAATTGACTGTAGTGAAATATCCAATTTTACTAtctttttttacattacaaCCAGCCACTTTAACACCAAAGACTAAATCAAACACAACAGATTGTTTCGGATGAAGCACAAGCTTTGTTTAGAAAGTTTGCCattattgcctttttttgtaAAGTTTCTTGTAATATCTTGAAAATTCTAAATTCAGCAGTTATTGGAGACTGTTTCAATTTGTTATGTCGACAATGTATTTATGAATATATAGAATAAAAGTCAACTCTCACCTGATAATGGCTGTACTCAAGCATTTCCAGCATCTTTACTAAcacgttttaaaaaatgtgatttcagaaaacaaaaatgatcatTAATTCCCTTTTTTCTGGCACAACACAACTCTCGCAAAAAAATGTTCTGCAAATAAGAGCATTCACTCTTCCTGCTGAATTTATTCAAGCCTGACGGATCATTAGTTATGCACGTtaaggaaaaggaggaggacACCAAAACTTATCCTCCCCTTTTGTGTTTATGTGGATAAACTATAAAATTATGTCTTTATGGAGCCTATTTGACGTCACCGCCTACTCCTCACAAAAGAGTCTTTCTTCTGGTTTGTCCATGGTCGGCAAACTGAAGCTTGCTTAAGGCCAAATAACATTTAATCTTTAGTTCTGCTCATCCGGcagaaaacattatttgttcGGAGCTCCAGAAACACAAGTGACACCATTGATTCCCAACCAACAAACAGGTCAACGTTAACATATGCTAAGTCTTTTTGGACTTACAGGTAAAATACACTCAAGCGATAAATGTCACAGATACAGAACCAGGTGTTGAATCTTTCATTTGATGTGGTTTTGTCCTGCCATGGTTAGCTTTGGGAAGTTGATAGTATTAACTGTATAATAGAGCTACGGTGAAGGGAAGCTGATCTTTTTCTACACTTCACTAGACTTTTATTTCAGAGGGAATCAGTTAGTCATGGCATTAAACACAGTCAAGGATTCACAGAGCCCAGAGGCTGTGGTGATAgacttggaaaaaatgttgcatttttggATGCTGAACGGAAAAAGTTGCGGTAGCAGGAAAATGACTGACTTATAAGCAAGTGCAAAATCTTTGcattttcactgtaaatatggAAGTCAATAATGTATCACAGTGAGGCGCAGACCTTCGATTGCTGCATGCAATGAAATTATTTCGAGTACAACATATAAAGTGTTTTCATTATAAACCCTGGCTTCCTAATCCTAGATGATGTATATGATACGTGTGTAATGTCTTTAGTCTCGCTGATTGTTCATTAAACCACAGTGAAAAATGATGTAGTGAGGCAAAGTGCACTTCTGCTGCTTGTGGACAAAAACATTCTTGTATTGCTGTATTGTTTTTGGAAATCAGTCAAATCCAATGATGAATAAGATATTTAGCTCTATTAATCATAATGAAACAATGTGGTTAAAAAGATTCAGGGTTTTAAAGCATTCAATATGAGATATAACAATATTTGCATCCCAAACTACAGCATAGTATTTATGAAATAGTGAGGTAACACTAATATGTTACAAGATTGTAATGTAATttagcagacgcttttatccaaCGCGACGTAAAAcacaagcagttagggttaagggacttttCATTCAATTACAAGCCTGTTTCCTTAACAGTTACACCACCAGAAGCCTATGTGAAGGCAATACTGTAGAACAGTCAAATCCGCcaatagaatcagaatcagaaatgatTTTTTGCCATGTATGTTTGCTCGTACGGGGTATATTTTCTTTCACATGTCGGTGGTATAATACCTTTATTATGTTCAGATTGTCCCTCAGTGAAGTCAATTATAGCTGCTGTGCAGCAATAGTCGGGATTATTGGGGAAAAAAGGCAGTTGTGGGTCAACGGTGAAATGAACTAGATTTGAATAGTGCTTTTATGAGAAGTATAGTTCCAGAGCACTATACATTATAATCTCATTCACACATTAATAGAACAGAGTTGCTGGTCGACCATTTggagcatacctgtcaagtatcccgttttggtgggaaaactcctgtattttacccctctttcccgctatcttcctgtattagtattttcccgtaaatatcccgtatttgaatgtaataataattaaaagatgcctcactaaACTGagcgccgtcactagcctcgtgagaactgccacctgaaatggacTGGGTGACAGTTCCcacgagattagtgccgacagcggcaacaaacctggaaacaactcagaaaagagatgaatgaagatgttccggggaaaaaaacaaagaactggtgtcaatacgttgtgaaatgaaacagagagtttattttttctaaagagcagcaggatgtgacacagttacacgttctgttagattaataactgagattttaacgtctaccacagcggaagtcaccatgaaaaatcaagcgtcacaaaaaaatatacactcctttcaaaaagttttaaaagatgtaaagtctgcaacaaatgtgtttaataagtcattagtgaataccagagaaccacattagtgagcatgagaaattataggaaaatatataatgaaaataaaatgttaatgtctaacttaaagacaagcaatgtgaaattaacagtaaatatgcatttctgtttttattttggctgttttataatttaggaattagggctgggcgatatattgagattcaagatgtatcgagttctATTTTGGCattatagaaaactataatatttcaaatatatatatatacatagtaagctattatatattttacattatgtatcaaatactagttttaggagtcgctgcttttacttctcagaacaacatctcagttagatggattaatgagtgcacatattgatcagctgtttgttaataaatgtccctgtgtggcattttgcatcagcaaatttaacccagaattgtctttctggtcagacattatttgataaaattatctaagatttatatcatatatcaccattttgagaaaatatattgagatatgagttttggtccatatatcacccagccctagtaggaatgttcacagcatttcaatgttaataaaggtcgacctaccaaattctaatcacataattatatttagtaagtggttgacaagtgggtattttagatttcttgtacgtCTATCTTAAAGTATAagtgatactggagcttggttgggcgggtgggacggctggtagtgggcaccagaaaacttcccttattttcaaatccaaaacttgacaggtatgatttggagcaacttaggggcagattcactacaGGTTTatgggtattaaaacgtgtgcactGGACACAATGCAAGTCATCAAACCAGGAACTGTTGGCACTGACTGTTTTATAGGCCAAAATTAGTAccacaggcaggtgcaaacacacacagagatcatcgctgcactgaatgttgacacaaaacacagcggagatagAAAAGCATCTttctagaaaaagaaaataatttaaatttaaaacaatagtcaatgaataagaaaatgcagagtaaaggcggtgtgtgtggagtctggtgtggcTGCGGTGCAGAGGGGGAGCTCCGTGTCGCTTTGGTGACAGGAGCGTCagaccagaatcagctgatcagctgcgTAATTCACGCAGCAATGGCACAATTTTCACAAATGAGAGTGTGCATGACAAGCActgctcaggagctcagacctgctggatgatgctcagtagatcatcttcaaatggtgcagactgattgacagactgtattaactcagatcaatggcatcaacagatcaataggacggtttctgtccaaatctacctgtttttcatggactgataagAACAAAGTTCAAAAACCTGgcggagcacccacattaaatgaaGGGGAGGAAATATAAGGTTTTAAAGTAGTTTTTCTacgttattaaatgtttgtgcagcagacagaggagTCCATTTGCTtccaattgaacttcttcagatgtcattttgtgcttctgtgcactcaccttgaacgagcaaaatgttgattttaatagggcggtctccaccacgtCTATACGTGCACCTATAAGTGCTGCAATGTTAGTGAaatccccacagcaggtgagcaaacagcgccaccaaaggatttagggacgcacctggtttgccaccctttatttcagatcttagtgaatcctcCCCTTAGTGTTCAGTGTTTCACCTAAGGACACAGCTATAGCCTTGGAATCAAACCCACAACCcccgatcagaagacaaccctttTGCCAACCGTTGCCACAGTGGTAGTGCGTAATAAGATGAAAGAAGATGGCATTCTAATGTGATGTGTTTACATAGATTTGAGGCTTGAACTCacaatgttaaatgttttttgtcactCAGTAAGAGACAACTGTGGCCACTGTGGGAACTCTACAGCTGCAATGATTAGTCaggaaaacaataaatcaaacacaatTTATTTACAACTATTTCATGAGCTGATTAGCACATGGAAATGTCACTCGTAGCTTCACTAATTGGCAAACccagtcacctgtgtgcaagGCAGCTGCTGTTAAAGGCACATTTTGAAAATTCAGTTAAGATAAAACTCCGAAAATTGCATCTAGAGatgaatgatttattggctccaaagggtaaaaaattaacatttaaaaatgccaGGTTTGCATTGACACAAATTGTTAGCATGAGAGCAAAATTCAGAATGCTgtgaaaattaaaatttttgagataaaattgcAAATGTAAAACACTGATGGTTAAATAACATCTCCTCCATTATCAATTTGTATT is a genomic window containing:
- the mitfa gene encoding melanocyte inducing transcription factor a isoform X1, translated to MLEMLEYSHYQVQSHLENPAKYHIQQAQRHQARQYLSTTLGGKAGNQQCPSQPSEHSMPPGPGSSAPNSPMALLTLGSNCEKEMDDVIDDIISLESSYNEEGLRLMDHGLQMNNQLPVSGNLLDVYSNTLLPLPGLTISNSCPSSIKREFTAPGLKQVLEEPGSCGQYENYQRPDGFPIEAEVRALAKERQKKDNHNLIERRRRFNINDRIKELGTLIPRSNDPDMRWNKGTILKASVDYIKKLQREQQRAIELECRQRKLEHANRHLMLRIQELEIQARAHGLSLVSSTSTCTSELMARAIKQEPVLGDCPADLYEHGSVGDMSPPTTLDLNNGTITFDHMPTDDGDHVTIYGNSRTCKSKESLKNSHHPPISPTDSLLSSMSPDISNNCVSHHMSSSSMEEKDHSC
- the mitfa gene encoding melanocyte inducing transcription factor a isoform X2 — protein: MLEMLEYSHYQVQSHLENPAKYHIQQAQRHQARQYLSTTLGGKAGNQQCPSQPSEHSMPPGPGSSAPNSPMALLTLGSNCEKEMDDVIDDIISLESSYNEEGLRLMDHGLQMNNQLPVSGNLLDVYSNTLLPLPGLTISNSCPSSIKREFTEAEVRALAKERQKKDNHNLIERRRRFNINDRIKELGTLIPRSNDPDMRWNKGTILKASVDYIKKLQREQQRAIELECRQRKLEHANRHLMLRIQELEIQARAHGLSLVSSTSTCTSELMARAIKQEPVLGDCPADLYEHGSVGDMSPPTTLDLNNGTITFDHMPTDDGDHVTIYGNSRTCKSKESLKNSHHPPISPTDSLLSSMSPDISNNCVSHHMSSSSMEEKDHSC